The region TCGCCCTGGCATACAACAACCTGGTCTTGGTGACACCCTCAATCGGTGAGAGGTGGTAGCAGCCGTGCTGCATACAGGGCGCATATCTCGCAGGGCACACTCCGAGAGCAGAAAATTGAATGAGCCGATACAGAAGACGAGCGTGGCGGTTAGTTCCGTCTGTAGGCCAACCAATACGAGAGTGGGAGCGTCACCGCTAGAATTAGCAATGTCGATATCACTTGGCTATAGAGGTCCGGAGGCAACACCTGAGCGGCAGTAGCGAATCCGAGTATGATCAGGAGCGATTCGTACACACCGAACTTCAGACGCCGTGATAGAGCCATTAATAAAGTGTGAGTTGATCAGAATATAACCCTGCCGGTAGCGGTGTCACACGTTCAGTCTCAGTGTGTAATTGGTTCAATAATCTCGGTACGACACAGGCGCAGTCATCGTGCTGACTACACCCGCTGTGTTCAGCATCCAGTTCCGCACAGACTACAACGCATCGTACTCTTCGAGCGCGTCCTCGACAGCCGCTTGCTCCTCACGAGCGTCCCGCAGTTCGTTCGCAACGGCCCCGCTCGACAGCCGCTCGCGCTCGCTCTCGTCCAATTCCGCCCGGGCCAGCGCGCTCTCGCGCAGCCGCTCGTAGTCCTCGCGTCGGGCCAGTACTCGGACCTCACGCAGTTTCTCGACCACGCCCTCGCCGGCAAACCCCGAAAGCACCGAGCGGTACTCCCGGACGAGCCACGGGAGGTGGTCGGCCGGCGGCGGCGGCCAGCCCACCGTCAGCGGGTCGGCGTCGAGATTCCGGAGGTAGGTCCGCCGGGTGCCCACGGCCCGCTTGAGCGCCGCGGTGTCGTCGACGTAGTGGTCGAGCTTCGAGGCGGAGTAGTCGGCGTATTCGAGCAGTTTCGGTATCGGTTCGGTGCCGGCCGCGTGGCTGTGGACGTAGTCGAACAGCTCGCTCGGCGGCGACTGGAACGGCACCAGCGGGAACGCGTCGGCCCGGGACACCGCCGACAGCACCTCGCGGGCCGACGCGGTCGACCGGAACTCGTCGAAGGCCGCCCGG is a window of Halomicroarcula saliterrae DNA encoding:
- a CDS encoding DUF7118 family protein, with protein sequence MADAAQRLRDAATQRRQARERVEDVGEDRLRRCQERYRELLELLDRYGDTATGSGNFQAFTEFEGRVATLTDDLADDLPEKETFEAVDDHLQQRRLSESDFETARRKLEPVGERVALLDEWEDARERYADARRVARKRLRELDDRIDELERLRRLGEADLDAPVEKLRYPIKTYDEAVRAAFDEFRSTASAREVLSAVSRADAFPLVPFQSPPSELFDYVHSHAAGTEPIPKLLEYADYSASKLDHYVDDTAALKRAVGTRRTYLRNLDADPLTVGWPPPPADHLPWLVREYRSVLSGFAGEGVVEKLREVRVLARREDYERLRESALARAELDESERERLSSGAVANELRDAREEQAAVEDALEEYDAL